The proteins below are encoded in one region of Nitrospira sp.:
- a CDS encoding Fis family transcriptional regulator: protein MDEHAKRILIVDDQESNRRLLADVLAEARYSVHMASDGYEAFVHMRRTRYDAIVTDWEMPRVNGQELVTLVRFLWPYTPIIVVSGQARPSSYGEHRGTVAWLRKPFAVHDLLDLLDHAIDTGAHRHRDGSAATASV, encoded by the coding sequence ATGGATGAGCACGCGAAGAGAATTCTCATTGTAGACGATCAGGAGAGCAATCGTCGTCTGCTGGCGGACGTGCTTGCCGAGGCACGGTACAGTGTCCACATGGCTTCCGACGGATACGAGGCATTCGTCCACATGCGCCGTACACGATATGACGCGATCGTGACCGACTGGGAGATGCCTAGGGTCAACGGCCAGGAACTCGTGACGCTAGTCCGCTTCCTGTGGCCGTACACACCAATCATTGTCGTCTCTGGACAGGCGAGGCCTTCCTCCTACGGCGAACATAGAGGCACGGTGGCCTGGTTACGGAAACCCTTTGCGGTACACGATTTATTGGACTTGCTTGATCACGCGATCGACACAGGGGCCCACCGGCACCGCGATGGATCGGCCGCCACTGCTTCCGTCTAG
- a CDS encoding cytokinin riboside 5'-monophosphate phosphoribohydrolase, translating to MNSPQDAPSSTGPAYHNQAFLESDDGRPIRILADYLEPLYRLRNQEVHDTIVFFGSARMKEDGPLSRYYEEARALARLLTEWARDQPGSKRFVISSGGGGGIMEAANRGAADAGGSTIGFNIGLPHEQRPNPYVTPELLFEFHYFFMRKLWFSHLARALIAFPGGFGTLDELFEMLTLAQTRKLDRDVLIVLYGPDYWNEVLDLGALVRHGMIDAKDLKLFHVVDDVRSAFELLRAKLPTDVEATYPAIAKSTIVKNGRTAKIA from the coding sequence GTGAACTCACCACAGGATGCCCCGTCCTCCACCGGTCCCGCTTATCACAACCAGGCCTTCCTTGAGAGCGATGATGGTCGACCGATTCGCATTCTGGCCGATTATCTCGAGCCGTTGTATCGCTTGCGAAATCAGGAGGTGCACGACACCATCGTGTTTTTCGGCTCGGCGCGAATGAAGGAAGATGGACCGCTGAGTCGGTACTATGAGGAGGCTCGTGCGCTCGCCCGGCTCTTGACCGAATGGGCGCGTGATCAGCCCGGTTCCAAGCGGTTCGTGATCAGTTCAGGCGGAGGGGGCGGCATCATGGAGGCCGCCAATCGGGGCGCTGCCGACGCCGGCGGCAGCACGATCGGTTTCAATATTGGATTGCCGCACGAACAACGGCCGAATCCCTATGTTACGCCGGAACTTCTGTTCGAGTTCCACTATTTCTTCATGCGCAAGCTCTGGTTTTCCCATCTGGCCAGAGCCTTGATTGCATTCCCCGGTGGGTTTGGGACGCTCGATGAGTTGTTCGAAATGCTGACGCTGGCCCAGACGCGCAAGCTCGACCGCGACGTCCTGATTGTGCTCTATGGACCTGACTATTGGAACGAAGTCCTGGACCTTGGCGCGCTCGTGCGACACGGCATGATCGACGCCAAGGACTTGAAGCTGTTCCATGTCGTGGATGACGTGCGCTCCGCGTTCGAACTCTTGCGCGCCAAATTACCGACCGACGTGGAGGCGACCTATCCTGCCATTGCCAAGTCCACCATCGTCAAGAATGGGCGGACGGCAAAGATTGCATGA
- a CDS encoding alpha-glucan phosphorylase, translated as MQEYVLNRPLPRGLERLVDLALDLRWTWSHATDRLWEWLDAEAWEQTGNPLYILQSVPQTRLEEAAADPNFKTQLQEWLAQRQRYLQDPGWFGREHKDRAPTRVAYFSMEFGLGEALPIYSGGLGILAGDFMKTASDLGVPVVGVGLLYQQGYFRQTLDVDGRQSEAFPYNDPMMLPITPAQDRDGGWLRVRLALPGRSIIIRVWQVDVGKARLYLLDSNDPLNHPPDRGATAHLYPSEPRLRLIQEIILGMGGWRVLEALGLDPEICHLNEGHAAFAVLARAAAFMRRTGQPFPVALRATRAGNIFTTHTPVEAGFDRFAPELLSPYAAALAEVIRVPVRDVLALGRQDPDDRNEPFNMAFLALRGSGAVNGVSALHGSVSRSIFQPLFPRWPHVEVPVGHVTNGVHVPSWDSQEADTLWTRTCGKDRWLTQLEHVRSATERVSDSDIWALRSSQRHELIRYARRRLVRQMRERGASAEQVRLAEHVLDANTMTLGFARRFATYKRPTLLLHDPERLASMVCHADRPVQLIVAGKAHPHDQEGKDLVQAMTRFTARDDVWERIVFLEDYDMTLAQFLVAGIDVWLNTPRRPWEACGTSGMKVLVNGGLNLSELDGWWAEAYAPDVGWALGDGREHFETDYDAVEATRLYELLEQKIIPEFYARGSDGLPVAWLARIRNSMSRLTPQFSSNRMVREYVERLYLPSAAEVRRRMENGGKAAAELEAWHRALADAWRGVRFGDVRVREKDARRYIEVQVYFGDLDPDHVRVELYADPKATQGRPTRVTMTRLEAISGALNGYLYVAECSSDRPPGDFTPRIVPYHPEANVPLEESFILWKH; from the coding sequence ATGCAGGAATACGTACTTAACCGGCCCCTTCCTCGTGGTCTTGAACGGTTGGTGGACCTTGCCCTCGATTTGCGCTGGACCTGGAGCCATGCCACCGACCGGCTCTGGGAGTGGTTGGATGCCGAGGCGTGGGAGCAAACCGGCAATCCGCTGTATATCTTGCAAAGCGTGCCGCAAACGCGTCTGGAGGAGGCAGCCGCGGACCCGAATTTTAAGACACAACTACAAGAATGGCTGGCACAGCGGCAACGCTACCTGCAGGATCCGGGCTGGTTCGGTCGAGAGCATAAAGACCGAGCCCCCACGAGAGTCGCCTACTTCAGCATGGAGTTCGGGCTTGGAGAGGCGCTCCCGATTTATTCGGGAGGCCTGGGAATTCTCGCGGGAGATTTCATGAAGACCGCCAGCGATCTGGGGGTTCCTGTGGTTGGAGTCGGGTTGCTGTACCAGCAGGGGTACTTTCGGCAGACATTGGACGTGGATGGCCGTCAGAGCGAAGCCTTTCCCTATAACGACCCCATGATGCTGCCGATCACCCCTGCTCAGGATCGCGATGGCGGATGGTTGCGGGTTCGTCTTGCGTTGCCTGGCCGGTCTATCATCATTCGTGTCTGGCAGGTCGACGTGGGGAAAGCCAGGCTGTATCTGTTGGACAGCAACGACCCCCTGAACCATCCGCCGGATCGAGGTGCCACGGCCCACCTCTATCCGTCGGAGCCCAGATTGCGGCTGATTCAAGAGATCATTCTCGGGATGGGCGGCTGGCGAGTGCTCGAGGCACTAGGGCTCGATCCAGAAATCTGCCATCTCAATGAGGGGCATGCGGCGTTCGCGGTACTGGCGCGGGCCGCCGCGTTCATGCGCAGGACGGGCCAGCCCTTCCCGGTGGCGCTCAGAGCGACCAGAGCAGGTAACATCTTCACGACACACACGCCGGTGGAAGCGGGCTTCGATCGATTTGCGCCGGAGCTGCTCTCTCCCTATGCCGCCGCGCTTGCCGAGGTGATTCGTGTGCCTGTCCGGGATGTGCTGGCACTGGGACGCCAGGATCCCGACGATCGGAACGAGCCGTTCAATATGGCTTTTCTGGCTTTGCGTGGGAGTGGAGCGGTGAATGGCGTGAGCGCGCTCCACGGTTCCGTCAGCCGGAGCATCTTCCAGCCGCTCTTCCCGAGGTGGCCTCATGTTGAGGTTCCGGTCGGGCATGTCACAAATGGAGTGCATGTGCCCTCGTGGGACTCTCAAGAGGCGGATACGCTCTGGACGCGGACCTGTGGCAAAGATCGGTGGCTGACTCAGCTCGAGCACGTACGTTCGGCGACAGAACGGGTCAGCGACAGCGACATCTGGGCGCTTCGTTCCTCTCAGCGGCATGAGTTGATCCGGTATGCACGCCGCCGGCTGGTCCGGCAGATGCGGGAGCGCGGGGCATCGGCTGAGCAGGTTCGACTCGCCGAGCACGTGCTGGATGCGAATACGATGACGCTGGGATTTGCCCGGCGGTTCGCAACCTACAAGCGTCCGACACTTCTCCTGCACGATCCCGAACGGCTGGCGAGTATGGTGTGCCATGCGGATCGGCCTGTTCAGCTCATCGTGGCGGGAAAGGCTCATCCCCATGATCAGGAGGGCAAGGATCTGGTGCAGGCCATGACCCGGTTTACGGCGCGGGACGATGTGTGGGAACGCATCGTGTTTCTCGAGGACTATGATATGACCTTGGCCCAGTTTCTCGTCGCCGGTATTGATGTCTGGCTGAATACTCCACGAAGACCGTGGGAAGCGTGCGGCACCAGCGGGATGAAAGTATTGGTCAATGGGGGGCTCAACCTTTCGGAACTGGACGGCTGGTGGGCCGAGGCCTACGCGCCGGACGTCGGATGGGCCCTTGGGGACGGCCGGGAACATTTCGAGACCGATTACGATGCAGTCGAAGCGACGAGGCTCTACGAACTGCTGGAGCAGAAAATCATTCCTGAATTTTATGCCCGAGGTTCGGACGGACTTCCGGTCGCATGGCTGGCACGGATCAGAAACAGCATGTCGCGCCTGACACCCCAGTTCAGCAGCAACCGGATGGTACGCGAGTACGTCGAGAGGTTGTACCTTCCGTCCGCTGCCGAGGTAAGGAGGCGGATGGAGAATGGCGGTAAGGCCGCGGCGGAATTGGAAGCCTGGCATCGGGCTTTGGCGGACGCATGGCGAGGAGTTCGGTTCGGAGATGTGCGAGTCAGAGAGAAGGATGCCCGTCGGTACATTGAGGTGCAGGTGTATTTCGGCGACCTCGATCCTGATCATGTGCGGGTGGAGCTGTATGCTGACCCCAAAGCGACGCAGGGCCGGCCAACGCGCGTCACGATGACGCGGCTCGAGGCGATTTCCGGTGCCCTGAACGGCTATCTGTATGTGGCGGAATGCTCATCCGACCGACCGCCTGGAGACTTCACGCCACGCATCGTGCCGTATCATCCTGAGGCCAACGTGCCCCTTGAGGAGTCGTTCATTCTCTGGAAACACTGA
- a CDS encoding plasma-membrane proton-efflux P-type ATPase translates to MKARQDASITLEASPTGLTQVDAQGRLTQYGYNELAEKQTRPLVQFLLYLWGPIPWMIEAAALLSALVGDWTDFGIIVVLLMANAVVGFWEEHQAGNAIAALKAKLALQARVKRDGIWRMMPARELVPGDLIRLRIGDIVPADATLSAEDPLEIDQSALTGESLPVTRGQRELVYSGSIVRRGESDASVTATGSATYFGKTARLVQEAQTTSHFQRAVLKIGDYLIVIAIVLVVLILGVALFRHDPMLTTLKFALVLTVASIPVAMPTVLSVTLAVGARLLALKQVIVSRLAAIEELAGMDVLCSDKTGTLTQNRLTLGEPFCLIPGGKREVILAGALASRAEDQDPIDLAVIGGLENPDELHAYQELHYQPFDPVHKRTEATVKDSTGRVFKVTKGAPQLIVGMAVNRDAVLAQVDQAIGTFAARGFRSLGVARTDEQGRWQLLGVLPLYDPPREDSRATIEAAKDMGVSVKMVTGDQLPIAREIAGLLGMGQHILDARLFSETESHQTGQLADAIQRSDGFAQVFPEHKYHIVEVLQQNGHIVGMTGDGVNDAPALKKADAGVAVAGATDAARAAADIVLLTPGLSVIIDAVRESRRIFQRMTNYTVYRIAETIRVVLFMTFSILVFNFYPVTAVMIVLLALLNDGAILSIAYDRATYSDRPEVWNMPKVLGVSTVLGLAGVVASFGLFYLGEHTFQLDRELIQSLMYLKLSVAGHLTVFVTRTRGPFWSIKPALPLFAAVVGTQIVATLIAVYGVFMPPLGWGWAGFVWGYAMAWFFINDRVKLLAHRIFDRSPSGMLSRKGVA, encoded by the coding sequence ATGAAGGCCCGACAAGATGCCAGCATCACGCTGGAAGCGTCGCCGACCGGCCTTACACAGGTGGACGCGCAAGGTCGGCTGACTCAATACGGGTATAACGAGCTCGCAGAAAAACAGACGCGTCCCCTCGTGCAATTCTTGTTATACCTCTGGGGGCCGATTCCCTGGATGATCGAGGCGGCTGCGCTTTTGTCGGCGTTGGTTGGCGATTGGACTGATTTCGGGATCATCGTCGTACTGTTGATGGCGAACGCCGTCGTGGGTTTTTGGGAGGAGCATCAAGCGGGCAATGCCATCGCCGCGCTCAAGGCCAAGCTCGCGTTACAGGCTCGAGTCAAGCGCGATGGCATCTGGCGCATGATGCCGGCCCGAGAGCTGGTGCCGGGAGACCTGATTCGGCTTCGCATCGGAGACATCGTGCCGGCAGACGCGACGCTGTCGGCAGAGGATCCTCTCGAAATCGATCAGTCGGCCTTGACCGGCGAATCGCTGCCGGTGACCCGAGGACAAAGGGAACTCGTCTATTCAGGGTCGATCGTTCGACGGGGTGAAAGCGACGCCAGCGTCACGGCGACGGGATCAGCGACCTACTTCGGGAAGACGGCGCGCTTGGTCCAGGAAGCGCAGACGACCAGCCACTTCCAACGCGCCGTGCTGAAGATCGGTGACTATCTCATCGTCATCGCGATCGTGCTGGTGGTGTTGATACTCGGGGTGGCCTTGTTCCGTCACGACCCCATGCTCACGACGTTGAAGTTTGCCCTGGTGCTGACGGTGGCATCCATCCCCGTGGCCATGCCGACCGTGCTGTCCGTGACGCTCGCCGTCGGGGCGCGATTGTTGGCGCTCAAACAGGTTATCGTGAGCCGGCTGGCGGCGATCGAAGAACTGGCCGGGATGGATGTCTTGTGTTCGGACAAGACCGGGACGTTGACCCAAAATCGACTCACGCTCGGGGAGCCGTTCTGTCTGATTCCTGGCGGGAAGCGCGAGGTCATCCTGGCTGGGGCCTTGGCGTCTCGGGCCGAAGATCAAGACCCGATCGATCTGGCTGTCATCGGCGGACTCGAGAATCCCGATGAACTCCACGCCTATCAAGAGCTGCACTATCAGCCGTTCGACCCAGTGCACAAACGAACCGAGGCGACGGTGAAGGATTCAACCGGCCGCGTTTTCAAGGTGACCAAAGGAGCGCCGCAACTCATTGTGGGGATGGCCGTGAACCGCGACGCGGTGCTGGCCCAGGTGGACCAGGCGATTGGAACATTCGCCGCGCGCGGATTTCGCTCGCTCGGCGTCGCTCGAACGGACGAACAAGGCCGGTGGCAATTGCTGGGCGTCTTGCCCCTATACGATCCACCTCGGGAGGACTCGCGGGCGACGATTGAGGCCGCGAAGGACATGGGAGTCAGCGTCAAGATGGTGACCGGCGACCAACTGCCCATCGCGAGGGAAATCGCTGGGCTGCTCGGAATGGGGCAGCATATCCTCGACGCCAGGCTTTTCTCCGAGACGGAGTCCCATCAGACGGGACAATTGGCGGACGCCATTCAGCGAAGCGACGGCTTCGCGCAGGTATTCCCCGAGCACAAGTACCACATCGTCGAGGTGTTGCAACAGAACGGACACATCGTCGGAATGACCGGCGACGGAGTCAACGACGCCCCCGCGCTCAAGAAGGCGGATGCGGGAGTGGCGGTGGCGGGGGCGACCGATGCGGCGCGTGCGGCGGCGGATATCGTGCTGCTGACCCCGGGCCTCTCCGTGATCATCGATGCGGTACGAGAAAGCCGACGCATCTTTCAGCGCATGACGAACTACACCGTCTACCGCATCGCGGAGACGATTCGAGTCGTGCTGTTCATGACCTTTTCCATCCTGGTGTTCAACTTCTATCCCGTGACGGCGGTGATGATCGTGCTGCTGGCATTACTCAACGACGGGGCCATTCTGTCGATCGCCTATGACCGAGCCACCTACTCGGATCGGCCGGAGGTCTGGAACATGCCGAAGGTGCTGGGGGTCTCTACCGTGCTCGGGTTGGCGGGAGTTGTGGCCTCATTTGGTCTGTTTTACTTGGGCGAACATACGTTCCAGCTCGATCGGGAACTGATCCAGTCGCTCATGTATCTCAAACTCTCCGTGGCCGGACATTTGACGGTCTTCGTCACCAGAACCAGAGGTCCGTTCTGGTCCATCAAGCCCGCCCTTCCATTGTTCGCCGCGGTGGTCGGCACTCAAATCGTGGCGACGCTGATTGCCGTGTACGGCGTGTTCATGCCGCCGCTGGGCTGGGGCTGGGCAGGATTCGTATGGGGCTATGCCATGGCATGGTTCTTCATCAATGATCGTGTGAAACTGCTGGCGCATCGAATCTTTGATCGATCACCATCCGGAATGTTGTCTCGAAAAGGGGTGGCATGA
- the glgX gene encoding glycogen debranching enzyme, producing the protein MNKWTETEGAPFPLGVTWMEEEQAFNFALFSEHATDVTLLLYSPHDLVRPAMEYRLNYLTHKSGRVWHCRLPASQLQSVDYYAYRVDGPHDPANGHRFDPEKILLDPFAKTVFFPDTYRREAASSVGPDAGRAPLGLLRVVQPERHRASEPAPVHTSDLIMYELHVKGFTKRANSGVSADKRGTYAGLADKIPYLKELGVTAVELMPVHQFDSQEGNYWGYMSLNFFSPHEGYAANKVPGKQIAEFRAMVEAFHAADIEVILDVCYNHTTEGDENGPCYSFRGIDNTTYYLLKEDRRRYRNDTGTGNVLHCANRYVRKMIVESLRYWAAEMGVDGFRFDLASIFTRSDDGSIDLDAPPIIAEISAHPDLSGLRLIAEAWDEASYQLGRTFPGMTWLQWNGQFRDDVRAFLKGDSGTVERLMTRLYGSDDLFPDRLADAYHAYQSVNFVTSHDGFCLYDLVSYNTKHNEANGHGNQDGVDQNFSWNCGWEGDLQVPAEVLALRKQQIKNFCCLLLLANGTPMFCAGDEFMHTQGGNNNPYNQDNDTTWLDWDRLVQHRDIFRFFKGMIAFRKAHPSLGRSRFWREDVRWHGVGPDPDRAYHSHSLAFFLSGASQGDHDLYVMINAYWEPLPFLIQEGQPGEWRRVIDTSLPSPADILAPREGLVLRSRIYDAKARSVVVLERTHLAIG; encoded by the coding sequence ATGAACAAGTGGACTGAGACAGAAGGGGCACCCTTCCCCTTAGGCGTGACATGGATGGAAGAGGAGCAGGCCTTCAATTTTGCGCTCTTCTCTGAACATGCGACCGATGTCACCTTGTTACTCTACTCGCCGCACGATCTCGTCCGTCCGGCGATGGAATACCGACTGAATTACCTGACACACAAATCCGGACGGGTCTGGCACTGCCGACTCCCGGCGTCGCAGTTGCAGAGCGTCGACTATTACGCGTATCGAGTTGACGGGCCACACGATCCGGCCAATGGGCATCGGTTTGATCCTGAAAAAATCCTGCTCGATCCTTTTGCCAAAACCGTGTTCTTTCCGGACACCTATCGCCGGGAGGCCGCGAGTTCAGTTGGGCCCGATGCCGGACGAGCTCCGCTGGGGCTGCTTCGAGTCGTGCAGCCGGAGCGCCATCGTGCCAGCGAACCTGCTCCGGTTCACACCAGCGACCTGATTATGTACGAACTGCACGTGAAGGGATTCACGAAGCGAGCGAACTCCGGCGTGAGTGCCGACAAGCGCGGGACCTATGCGGGGCTGGCCGATAAGATTCCCTATTTGAAAGAGCTTGGGGTTACAGCGGTGGAGCTCATGCCAGTGCACCAGTTCGACTCGCAGGAAGGCAATTATTGGGGATACATGTCCTTGAATTTCTTCTCGCCCCACGAGGGCTATGCGGCGAACAAAGTCCCGGGAAAGCAAATTGCGGAATTCCGAGCGATGGTGGAAGCCTTTCATGCGGCGGACATCGAGGTCATTCTCGATGTCTGCTACAACCACACAACGGAAGGCGATGAGAACGGACCGTGTTACAGTTTTCGCGGCATCGACAACACGACGTATTATCTGCTGAAAGAGGACCGACGGCGGTATCGGAACGACACGGGGACGGGCAACGTGCTGCATTGCGCCAACCGCTACGTCCGGAAAATGATCGTTGAGAGCCTGCGGTATTGGGCCGCAGAAATGGGAGTGGATGGTTTCCGCTTCGATCTCGCCTCCATTTTCACCAGAAGCGACGACGGGTCAATTGATCTGGACGCTCCGCCGATCATCGCCGAAATCAGCGCCCACCCTGATCTGTCGGGACTCCGCTTGATTGCCGAGGCGTGGGACGAAGCGAGCTATCAGTTGGGACGCACCTTCCCCGGCATGACGTGGCTGCAGTGGAACGGGCAGTTCCGGGATGACGTGCGCGCTTTTCTCAAGGGCGATTCCGGCACAGTCGAGCGACTCATGACGCGCCTCTACGGCAGCGACGATTTATTCCCCGATCGATTGGCCGACGCGTATCATGCCTACCAGAGCGTCAACTTTGTCACGTCGCACGATGGCTTTTGCCTGTACGATCTGGTCTCGTATAACACGAAGCATAATGAAGCGAATGGCCATGGTAACCAGGATGGCGTGGACCAAAATTTCAGTTGGAACTGCGGTTGGGAAGGGGATCTGCAAGTCCCGGCCGAAGTGCTGGCCTTGCGCAAACAGCAGATCAAGAACTTCTGTTGCTTGCTGCTGTTGGCCAACGGGACCCCGATGTTCTGCGCGGGTGACGAATTCATGCATACCCAGGGAGGCAACAACAATCCCTACAATCAGGACAACGATACCACCTGGCTCGACTGGGATCGTCTGGTCCAACACCGGGACATATTTCGCTTCTTCAAGGGCATGATCGCTTTCCGGAAAGCACATCCCTCGCTGGGGCGCAGCCGATTTTGGCGTGAAGACGTTCGGTGGCACGGCGTCGGTCCCGATCCCGATCGCGCCTATCACTCGCATAGCCTCGCATTCTTCTTGTCAGGGGCATCGCAAGGCGATCACGACCTCTATGTGATGATCAACGCCTACTGGGAGCCGCTTCCGTTTCTCATTCAGGAAGGACAGCCGGGCGAGTGGCGCCGGGTCATCGACACAAGTTTGCCAAGCCCTGCCGACATTCTTGCCCCGCGCGAGGGGCTGGTCCTGCGATCGCGCATCTATGACGCGAAGGCGCGTTCGGTCGTCGTCTTGGAACGAACTCACCTCGCCATTGGTTGA